gaaaaaaaaaatcgtaataACCAAAAATTCGATGTAACAGACTTCGTtttaacgaggttcgactgtacagTCAGAGTCGACATATATAGTCAGGTTGGCTACCGCAgctgaaaacacgatcctggtTGGCCgactacagtagaatctcgatgatacaatcacggatgatacgaatttcgggatgatacgaattcttttcaTGTCCCGACCAGAATGCCTATTCTTCTCATGTACtcgagttcggatgatacgaacgcgttatcttgcctctacggatgatacgaatgagccgaggatgcgacagaggtcgtaCCCCCGTGACGTGAGGCTCATGCTGCTgcttctttcgaaaagggagggcgatccttaccacgaactcccttacatcatgtagcgcaatgcaagcaatgactttccttttggtggtggtggtggagataagatcaagGGGATTGAACAGCCCaccaccttatctctgttttgaccttctaacccccctcgcaacaataaaccgcgaagctgtgtgacatcgctctggcggaaaacagcgaccagaacacgtggagggaacatattgGGACACcttgtggcaacattacgcgtcaccatttcgcaagtcggcttcgcctaacgcctgcttgctttaggagaagctcgctttagaacactgtcgcacgactcgcgggtggaaagcacgtgctacatcttttgaatcatctcacgtatttgggcagcatcggccaaaaacggagacacaaaagcgttacggccgacctctttcactgacagtaacggaaaatgaacagtcactgtctattttcttgcctcaatttttattatgtgaattttttccgcgaccccgtgagattcgtataattgagattctactgtattggTTGCTACTTCACGTcaacgagtaagcaggcttcctCTATCGAGGTGGCGTTGGCTTGAACCTCGTGACATCTGACGTCAGCTGGGGTACGACTGTGCTTTGTGCACACGGGGCTCGAACATGTGCTGTGCACATTCAGTTCTACGTTAGAAAGTTGATGTAATTGCTGTAAAGCGAGGTGTATTGAGTAAGAAATATCAGACATAATCTCAAGCGTCATACAAGTGTCATCCCTGTTAGGTTTGTTCCGCAAATGATGCCAAAACGCAGGTACAAGCTATCACGACTACATACTGTACATTACAACTTTTGATTTCACTGTAGAAAGTATctggggggggaatatgtttaatgtaaggtaaaaaaagaagtatcTGGGTGCTAAGTGTATGTTTGCATTTCAGGTGTCCAATACCAACGTGCAAAACCCCCAAGCGGAAGGTGAAAAGGTTAAGGCCACTTCCCGGGAAATGGAACGAGCTGGATAAGGACTTCAAAGAAACAGTCATGCAGGAACTGCGTAAGCACTTTGATTTGTGAATGCTCATATTATTGACTCTGCACACACGTGTTTGAAGCCTTTGTTGAAGTCAGATGAGGGCAGATGAGAGTGAGGGTGCCCTTACATCATCCTCACCCCATgcacattgaggtgaggtgagaatGTTTTTTTCAAAAGTTTTTTCTCCAATGTTGAGGAGAGGCAAATTGAGGaatatttttcagaaaaaattCAGGTGAGGAAAATGATTTAAACATGAGGTTGAGGCGAGGTAAGGAAAATTCTTCGGGAATACGGTGAAGCAAGAAAaaattccccccccccaaattgagGCGATGTGAGGAAAAAACATCTTGGCCGAAAATTGGGGTGAGCGCATTAGATGAATGTCGCTGGTCACCATGCCGTCAAGCGGATGCCAGCGCAGTTGCGAGGCTCGGTCTCACGTTGATGAAATCAGGATGTATAGGAGGCAGTTTTGCTACGAAAATGGTTAATCAGCCATGTGACAAGCCTCTCTCGATAGTTAGATCAAACAGAAGACACAGACAGTGTATTGCACGAACACCATTCCCCCAGGAGCGGAAGATGTGAAAAGCATCATAGCcctctgctgtcacgtgagcgcgagcgcacAACGTTGTGTCTTCACGTACCCTGCCACCCATGGGGAATATCTTGCAatacagccacaagatatttcgtagcagacgaaaggaaaacatgctgacggtgtcgtctgctaaatgcgcagcaCGCCATTCccaatattccgcaccgtgcGAGTGCTCagcataacacgggacggaacttgcgctctgtgagcagtgttttcgcgttctcttccactagaatattccgtaaCGATGTCGCTCGGGTGAATACACGGAGAGCCGAGCACTTTGCATATCTTTAATGTGCCTTGCGTGTATGAACAAACTTTCTCGCACGCGCGCCAATAAagttcaatcatcatcatcatcatcatcatcacgcagGGAGCGGAGCATGTTCCAGCCACAACTGGACGCCGATGCATGTGAAGTGCTTtgcacttttttgttttttgtttaaaGTTCCACGTTAcccccgcgaagcaactgtggttatgagcggcatacagatgtggacagcaggaaggagcgcgGGGCATAGGGAGGGATAGtgtgagtcctgggccgacttctcgggaactgtgccgaagtTCTTCTGGAAAGCccttggaaaacccagggaaaaagcTCACATAAGACCAGGCAGtggttggattcgaacccatgtcacctcccagtctcggcgtggaaagtgatcatgcttaaggcccctggttttctgctgcagcaAATTCAAAATTTTGCGGCACCGACTCGTAAATTGCGCAGTTTTCCGCGGCAGGCAGTCAGCGTttgcttgaaatgggaaacactttattttcttggatagtGTGGGAGCAAAACtgttttataaaattacagattgaaaGCACTGTGTGGTTTTCCTCTGTGAAAGACAAAGGTCTGTCGCCTGTAATCATTTTATACTTggtgaaagatctttcagcatctacagagtttataggaactttataggaagttAATAGGGaggagcttacaatacatgccctgtggaagttaaTGGacaccttttttgtttgttggctgtaggcattatttaagagtcttTAGAGGCAAAATCCcggacatcaaatcaaaatcccccactgccaccACTAAACTGCACGTGGGAGGGAcaccgccccttcctcaggcgaagtatgcacaataaagtTGGGCTAACGTTACCTTAAGCTAAACTAAAATGTTTCTGTgctggtcctgcagcatgggcagtttcgtaaaggaggcttcacctcatgcagggaagcttcgggtgaagcccactttcgggaggtgtcgtccGTATCCGGCGAATAGTCGGACattcggaaatccgaatattgggtatttgaTTCGCAAATGGAATACTTtgagtgattgatatttgatttggaattcgagaactcgaatattcgtaaaaccctaaaaataagggattctgCGAAATTCCGTGCCGAACGAAGGATTCCACGATATTTCgtggaatcgcggaaaacccggggccttCATCATGCTAATGAGTATACCACGAGAGCTGGTGAAACGCTGTGCTGAATATGTCGTTAGGTTCAACAGTGTACCGCAGATTATGTATACCTTCGGTAGCAGTAAACGTCTGGCAGTCTCACTGCGACTCCACCACTCCCAACAGCCACCATCTTACTTCGCTATGTGAATCGGTCGTGCTCGCCGAGCACAACGAAATGACCCTGAGCGAGTGAGTCATTCGTATGAAACCGTGCTTCGGACGAATCGCTCCCCAATTTGTACAGCACATGCGCAGTGCTTGAGTCTGTCATTTTATTCGGAGGAAATGGACGAGGCAAGCCTCCCTAGTAAGCTGACAACCATGTAAGCAGtcgccacagcgtctgggagGGTTGGAACAGTGGCAAGTTAACGGACAGTGTCCCCAGCATCAATAAATCATTGAGCTGCGTCTGGACATGTGGGTGCGGGTGTAGCCCTAATTCTCTTAGCCGTAGTCATCTCTAATTATAGGGCATACCGTCGAAGAGAGTGAATTAGTGACGCAGTGGGTGCCCTCCTCGGCAGAATGTCTGCCCAGCCGTATAATGCAGGGATGGCATCTACGCTGATCTCACAACACGccacacacatacaaaatatTGATTAAGGATAAACACGCCGTATATCCTTTCAAAAACATGCTATCGGATATCTGTTTCAACAATCAACGATCTCTTGTTGGAAAGCGTGTCAATCTGCGCTCACTTTAGTAAGAGGAAATTCTGTCTTGTATATTTAACCTGGCTTAAATCATGTTGCGATCCCAATCAAAATTTGGCATATCAGAAAAAGATTAATGATGAAAGTTTCAATCCATGCTCAGTCAACAGGCGAATATTTATGCCAGTTGAACTGAGTCGTACCAATCCGAACCAACTTGAACTGATTCGAGCGTCACAATTTTTCTGCTGTAAACCTGGAGTGAACGTCTAAAAAGTAGTGGCAACTCTCTCCCtaaaccaaaaaagaaaaaaaagatatggTACCCCCATAAAAGTTTTTTATATTTTCAGTCGTCCGTGTTAGCGGTGCCCTTATTGACGAGGCATGACTGGAGTGGAGTGGGGAACCTCTCATTTTGTCTTGTGTGTATATTTCCAGAAATTCCAGCCGGGACTCAGAAGTGCTGCTCCGCGTGCTTCAATAGAATAGCTCGTAAATTGGAGCCCAATGCGCCAGCGGATGGTGAGTGATGCCCTCTTTGCCTGTCAGACACCGAACTGAGATCACGTCCATTATTGTAGATACCGTGGAGCCATCTCGTTGGAGCGAAGAGGAGATGGAACTGGCCAAGAAGTGCCTCCGGGAATACGGTACGGACTGGCCCGCGGTCGCCTCGGTGGTCAAGAGCAAAACGAAGGAACAGTGTAAAAATTTCTACTTCAACTACAAACGAAAGTTTGGACTAGATGAGCTCGTTCGAGCCTTCCGAGAGGTAAGCTTCCCACTTGGCAGTGGCAGTAAAAATGTTTAGCTCTCCTTCCTACTTGCTCTCGAAATTTTCCCCACGATCAATGGGACGCCGTCATTGCTAAGAGCCACAGAGTGCTTGGCTGTATGCTCCGTTTTCTTCAGATATTCAGTGCGTGGTctagccaacaccacctagaaagaaagcctgcttaccTGCCGCacatgacgtaacaactaagagtcagccaatcgggaTCGTATTTTCAACAGCGGTAGCCAATCGCAAACGAGCTTTCAGCAATCGTAGCCGTGGAGAcgaaccgccgtcgtctgcaagcACTGATTGAACATCCCCGCGTGCTAAATGGGTGAAAAATGGTCCcgtatctttctcaagactgattttctggaactTGCGTTGCGCTCTTTGCCTACACGTtcggtctacaggttccaagttagctgcagtcgtttgcgagttcttgaattctgACTCGATATGTCGACGTAACGAAGaagaagggagaggaggcaagCGCAGGCCTTCtggtatctaggtggtgttggtctAGCGTGCTGCTGCACAAATGTTCAGGAAGTGTTCCTGCACAATGTTTGCACGACTCTGGCACTTGTTCTGGTGTCTGGCATCATGCAGGTCACTGCATGATGCCAGCATGATGCCAGCAGTGTCAAttatacgagtaaatgctgcagCCTACGAGATTGTACCGACCATGGCATGGCATGCAGCTCCTGTCGAGAGACCTGTCCACAAGTGTGCTAGGTTACAGTGGAAATTCGAATTTTGAACTTCAGAAGCGGGGCCCGCTGCTGTAGCGGACGACAGCAACGGTGCAACCCCATCACAGCGTATAGAATGATGATAATTATCGAGTTAtagctagagcctgaagttttagggtttaacccgattcttccccaaatttgcgccccgaaattgaaggttgcctcttcagggtgaaacccgatctttacccggcaaactgccctcactgagacgtccgTAGGAATATACACTTagtaacttgtttggcagcagatGTAGTTAGATCACCATCTGTACTGAACCAGTTCCGTTAGtatgagtaactgagccagatttcacCCTGAACTTTGCGTATtgggcttttctttttttttcacacgaatttgcatgaatttagagcacatgtttatttacccgatttttactccccgaatttagaaaaaaaatatttcccgaaaacttcaggctctagtcatAGCTCTTGCAAAAGCACAAACCCAGTGGAACATGAAGTGCATGTCCCAGTGGGTGTGTGACCTGCAGAGGTTATACTTAGAGCCTGAAATTTGtgccccgaattgaaggttgccgaAACCCAATTCTTTATCAGGCAAATTTTCCCCACTCAGACATTTGTATAGGTATGCGCACTAACTTGCTGCTGATGGCAAATGCAGTGCAAATGAGCAGCTCAGTCAGATATCCCCCCGAATGAAGCGtactgaaagttttttttttatctgaatttgcatgaatttaaaGGACGCGTTCATTTACCCAgttttaccccccaaatttagaaaaaaaatagttCCCGAAAGCTTCAGGCTCTACATATGACAGGTTACTTTCAACCCTAAGATGTTTTTTATGGCTTGCCTGCAGAAATATGTGTGCTCATTTGtacagtatttatttatttatttattttgcttcACAgaatttttaatgaaaagctacgagagcagcataggtgttgtttttgcagttgagttctgcggccaggcggacgtcctctggaagaaagtgtgcaactgcaagatgactaattgcctaaaattATTTTAAATTTTTCATTTGGGCATTTTGAGCAAAAGCGAGATCGCAGATTGAGAGTTGGAAGCCATTTCACATTTAACGAGTCCTGAAATATGCACGTGCGGACTGCACGGATCGAGAACGCAGGGACGGAGACGATTGGAgcaggtgccgctcagctggccagataaattGCCCTCCCTCCCAGATAACTCTGCGCTCGTGATTGATAAGACTGATGTGCTCCTgaggtgcatttttttttctgtttcggctcatttgcgtatcgAAATTCACCTATGGATATTTAACGGCACACGCTCTTTTCTCGATTTTTAAAATGATATAATGGATTCCAACGAGGATTGCTTCCTGTCCTGTTATGTCACTGTCGCCAAAATCTCCTAATGAGAGAGTTAATGAACTTCGGGTTATTAGTAGTGTTGTAGTTACACACACTCTTCCAAAGAAtgcccgcctggccgtagaGCTCGAAAATGGCAGccatgctgctctcgtagctctTTTTATAAAAATACTGTAAaggattttaaaaaaatttacaTCAAGTGCAGGCTGCCAGTGCATTAGGCCCTCGTTCATATTCCTTGGTTTGAgctcttgtgtttttttttttttttttttgaataaacaTGAGTTGGGACGAATCCAAGATTTTTTgcatccgaatccgaatccaaggaaggttccaCGAATCCGctaatcttacgaatctcgaatctttccaatcctttcgttaaaaagggttgaaaaagccaggaaaaaacacttctagtgaaaagtgttttgaagcagaatatgattcctttgaaagatgaaagtttgaggctttgtatgagtttatcctttctatgttgttccagcctcagaacatctgttctCTCATGATTCCTTTGTTTAGTGAAAAATAAATTATATAATGCTTCAGTCTCGGGAGAAAATATGCCAATATAAGTTCTTAGATGTAATTTATTTAAGACATTGTTCATCAACTACAAGTGCATAAATTCTTGAATCTTAGTCATTTcaataaaactaagcaacaatcaaaagcaaaaaccGGTTACTTTTAAAcatgtaatgtaacagttcctgcctgaactctttcagtccagggCAATGTAACCAaccaaacaagaaaacacctgtcggccaatgcggctttcggcggactctgaGGCgcttaatttgaaaaaaaaaaaaaaaaaaaagaatgaacaaacatggttggtggattcgaaaggtTCGGTTCACCCTTTTGGGCACCAGGATTTGGACTCGTGGGGTGCCGACCGAATCCGCAATAAACCTTCATCCCACCTTGAGTTGGAACCATCCCCCATAAACAGCCTCAACTGTGGCCCAAGGGGGCTCATCCGCAGTAACGTTAAGGACGTCTTTCCTCATCCGCAGTCTACCAAGAATGAAGGTGGAAAGCGGCAGATAACCGACGACGACGAGAGCGGTGAGACGACCACGAGCTGTGAAGAAGACAACTGTGTGGACCGGTGTAGTAGTGATACGGCCAGTGCGTGCAGCCCCTCAACAAAGCAGGTGGAAGAAGGTAATGCTATAGTGCACTCAGCTCCATTACGTAGATGGGAATCGTTGAGGAGAACGCTACGCGGTGTGCAGTCGCTAGCACGATCACTCCGTTTCTGCGGACCTTGGTCACGAAGCAAGTTTTCGTGCCAGCGAGAAGCGCACCCTCCGCCGACAGTGCAGACAGCTACGCGGTACGAGAGACAACACGATCGTGATGATTGGCTTTCCGATGCACGCGCACTACGTGTCCCGAAGTCGTCAACGTCGGGAGTCATCCCAGACGTTGTTTTAAccagggttggctaccggaaacgagaaacggtaattaccgaaattcaacaggaaacgaaaatTGAAACGGAAGgaaaattgttttagtttccactaccagagaccgaaacggaaacgaaattcgaaagtggtaacgttaacggaaaccaaattcgcaggacgtttccctcagcgttttcgcgttaatatgaaaattatatatatcctCACTATTCTTtcagtcatcattcattcaggactttctttcgtgttgagccCCCACTGCGCAGCAAAATGGACGCGGAAGTTTTGGATGACGcgttatttttgcgcacgagcggagacttttgaaacttaaaggcatgTATTTTCGCAACCTAGAGAAGCATCTGCTAGCGGTGTATAAGAttcgtgacgaactttgcattaaagtctttaatgtttggtgtggctgtccttttgcatccattatgtaactagtatatctgacatgaaaaatccaaaaccagacagtacgagttccgaatgagaaacagaaaccagtaccgaaattcttaaaaggaaacggaaacagaaatagCTACCGAAAATCGTCCGGAAACGGAACCGAAAACAGTAACCAACCCTGGTCTTaacacgtgtcaccctctgcCTGTGCAGTGCCCCCTTCCCAGGCCTGCTCTGAGGGTCGTGAGATGTGGCCACAATAATGAGAGGGCAATTACGCTCACCGTTCGATTCTTCGGACTCTCTGGGGATCGCGCAAAGGTCCGAATAATTGAGGAGTCTGAAAAAatgaatttcgcttcaaaatcaGCCCTACTAAGCACTGGTAGGCTGAAAAAATTTGTCGATACTTTCCTGACGgacttccagctctgcctgacaACATCAACTTGCTTTTCCCAAAGCGATGTTTTGTCGCTGTACGGAGGCACCGTTGCtcacacaggggtggcatccaatgtattgctctgTAGAcggaagcgtgctgggcgaacacAATTCATCCCGGACAGGTcgtggtcgcacgtcacagcaaacgtcaaggcacacgtgacatTGCAGATGGCCGCGCCTGTGATCAGCGACCAAACTGTACGAAACAAGTACAGGTGTGTTCCTCTCGAGATAACTCGAGAGAAACACAtctgtacctgtttcgtgtagaaatttagcaaGGTTTATGAGAACCCCgtgaacaaaaattccccataggCTGCAAGGGATTTCAGAATAACAGGATTGTGCAGTACAgcatttttgaaggcctgaagTGATCCTCCGATTTTTGGTGGGACAGAACCAGTCGGGACAGAACTTGACCACACCGTGTAGGTGTCAGTACAGTTGACTGTATCTCGCTTCGACGTAGTGTGCACATGTCATAAAACTGGAGTGTGGTACACGAATGACTCCTTGAAAGCTAGTGGTTTGCACTTCCTTATTGAAGTTTGCTTCGGCGATCGTCAAGAGCCACTTATACAGTGTCTATTTCTGAAGGGATGATTTGCCTTTTGCTCAGGTTGGGACTGCAGcaaaccaccaccacctccaccggTCTCCACCGCAGTGGCTTCGAGCAAGCCCTCTGACAATGGTGTGGAGGTAATTCCAGACTATGACAGCAGTGCAACCGTGAGTGCGGACGAAGGCCAGGGTGGATCCCACGAGGCTGAACGTCCCGCAGGCCAGAGAACAGATTCTatgaaaggaggaggaggaggagggcgcGAGGGACCCACGTGTATGCGGGACCTCATCTTCCAAGCCATTGAGATGACGTTGCAGTATTCTATGAAGCCAGGCCAGCCGGGCTTACCCTTAAAGGAAGAGCAGCAGGCGGACGTCATCGTGGGCCAGGCAAAGAATAGTCCCCGACCTTCAAATACTCCCCCCGTCCCGGTGGCTGTGCCCCCCGTGTCAGCGCCTCCGGCTCCTGTTCTTCCTGCAGGTCATCATGTTCATGAAAGTTCTTCTACCCTCGCTCCTACTTACGTCTCCAGCCTGCCCAGCCATTGCCCTCCGAGCCAAGCCAACCACGGCAGGACGTCCTCACCAGCGGGCCATGACCTTCACAGTCATGTTCCTTCCTTTGGTGCATCAAACAGTCGGCCAGAGGGTCTGCTGGCTCAGTTCCCAGAGATGTCGCGCGAAGACGAATACCAGGTGCAGGACTTGAGCAAAAAGCCCCGTGAGGCCACCCCTCCCAAGGAGGTACGCCGTGAGAAGCCCCTCTTCAGCTACCAGCAACCCTTTGGAGCTCAGCCACCCCCAGCACATTCCAACCACTTCCATCGCACCCCGGACCCTCCCCACGCGATGTTTGCCCGTACCCACATGGTGTCACCCCCCGCCTGGCCCAAGGCTGGCAAGGTGCCCCCACCACCACCCCTGATAGCAGCAAACAGCAAGCCCATGTCACCCAAGCTAGTGTTCAAGGAGAAGCCCTCCGGTTCCATCACGCAGGGTACGCCAGTGAACCAGCCCGCGTTTGTGCCGCGCTACGAGGGGCTGCTCCGGCAGTTGACGCCTCCACAGAGCAAAGAGGGATCCATCACTCTGGGCACCCCGGTGCAGCACGACCCGAGGAAGCCTCCGGAGCAAGAGGCCAGACTCTACGACGAGCAGGCTTACCGGATGCCCACTGGCTACCAGTTCCGGCCCAAGTATTCTAGTGAATCTCAGCTGAGCACAAACCAAATCATGATAGATTTCAACACCTCGAAGCAGATGCGCAGGGGAGATGCGGCTCCTGTGCAGTACCCTGGAAACTGGCCCATGGGTCAGGACTCGTGGTCCCCCGCAAAGACGGGGGTTAGACAGAACGTCATTCGAAGCGTGCAGTGGGGCCCCAAGAGTGTCATTCAGGCCCCCAAGACGAGCTCCCCCCGGGAACAGGAAGTACCGAGCCCGGGCAAACGAGGCCAGTCTCCCCGCACGCAGCCGTACCCCGTGGTGTCCCCGACGAGCCACGACCCCTTCACCACCCTGGTGAACGCGGCGGCCGCACAGCCCAGCCTGGCCGTTCCCAAGGAGGACAAGAAGGTGGAGGGCCTGGAGAAGTCCCTGCTGGAAATGCACCAGCGACCTCCCCGCAACTACCATGACATGCCACCTCCCCAGCAAGAGCTGCAGCGACCACGGCCGTTCAGCAGGGAgcagtttgagagggagatgcGTGGGAAGGACAGCTACCGGCCCCAGCAGACGGACATGGACAACGAGGCATCGCGCATATTTTCCCAGTCCTTCCAGAAAGACAGCCCTAAGCCCCAGGGCATTACGGCAGCCAACCTCATCGATGCCATCATCACTCACCAGATCAACCAGAGCACGGAGCAGAGGAGTGATGGTTACGATGCCAAGGCCAAACGGGAGGAAGAACCGCCCCGCGTGGATGGCGACAAGGTGGTCACCCTCAACCAGCACATTGCTGCCATCATCTCGAAGAACATCTGCACCCCGAGCGACGGCACACCCCCGCTCTACAGCAGAGTCCCCGTGGAGAGTGTGGTGAGGACGTCCGGGTGCTACGCTGAGAGCGCAGACGAGCAGGGCGGCTACCACAGCTGGAAGCTGCGCAAGGCACTACAGTCTGAGGCCAAGGAGGAGCGCAACGTCATCCGAGGGCCCTACACAGAACCCATCTCGCCCCCAGTGGACAGGGAGTGGACACGGACTGCACCCGAGGGCTACCTGCGCGCCCAGCAGCACGTGGGGCTCTCCGCGCTGGACTACGTCAAGAACCGCATTGTGGAAGTGATGCGGACAGCCGACGACGTTCCACCCAAGAAAGAAGGGGGTGGCGGCTCTGTGCCTCCGCGACCTTCCTCCGCCATTGAGGCCCCCCGGTCGGAATGGAGGGGGGGCAAGTTCCGTCCGcgttctgtgtcgccctctactCACAAGCCCGGGGAGCGGTGGGAAAGCGGGGCTGCAGAAATTGAGCCAGTGTCGCCGCCACGAGGGGAGGCGCGCCTGTACCCTTCCCCGGGGTTCCCCACGACGTACGCGTACCCCTTTTCTGCCCTCTCCGTGCGCTCCATGTCTGGCAGCTCACAGCCCCCGGTCTCCCAGCAACCGTCGTTGCTCCTGTCGTCTCAGTACGAGCCACTGTCGGACGAGGACTGACGTTTCCTCACTGCCTCATTTCAGCTCAAGCTCATTTGCCCCCCCCCACAAGACTTGTACAAAGATTTGTATACTACTACGAGACTCTTTCATTTTGCAGTGTACATAAGCTTGTGCCCATATTAATGAGGCTGTTATTTTAGGACACCCCATTTCTTTGCAGAGTGCTAACGGTTAATGCACGCTGTACTGTCttgttactttttgaaaaaagaaaaaaaacaatgaaaagTTTTAGACTCTCCGGTCGAGGGAGTGATGCAATTGTGTGTCTCAAGTACGTAACCAGGGTTGCCAGTGCACTTCGGTTGGCAGGGGCTCAGAGGGGTGCACGGTATGGGTGCTGCTCACTATActtgtgttcaacttaagaaggaaaagaaacgtAGTCTGGCAACTACATACACCGTTGGTCGCATACGGTCGTGtaccaggagaaatactgcagcgctgCTATGGGGGGAAGGCTCGCTTAGTGTCAACCGGACActcttaaagggacactaaagtgcaaaaacaagttcacttcgaGTAACATTCCATGCCATGTTCATTTCATACTTGtcatcataattcaaaactttcattccattacggagctacaatcgaaattataacCGGGCTCTTTGTTGCTTCAGTGCTAAACGGCACACGGGCACAAGATAggtatgatgaaagatgaaagtcactgaaaaggttagccagctgtagggatcgaacccaggGTTCTATCGaactatgttgttccagcctc
This sequence is a window from Ornithodoros turicata isolate Travis chromosome 10, ASM3712646v1, whole genome shotgun sequence. Protein-coding genes within it:
- the LOC135369698 gene encoding nuclear receptor corepressor 1-like isoform X2; the encoded protein is MENRGMSRAHEPGSPYKRGGHLSPPLAGTRGYPYPQDPTRFSPLLPQQGYRDATFQGAKNTSSGNAVVQHFLGLQLERQQQEYLHLEQQRYHREPEPQHVRRRPSLLPTPEYGGGYLEVPTYRFPTYADEPLEMHKRPRLGLGEPKAGPLVIDTQEVVEVKKEPTAYVPQVEAISPTLPNEDRTSKDELLNAINKLDREIAQVESQTNKLKKKQQELEASSPADSKKYSQETAPNEPKQLSIAQIIYSDNRKKAQQAHATLDNLGPRVDLPMYNQPSDTAVYHENKKKFQEFRKSLTVYFKKRIQERESREKYLMDTYSQLMQAWLKKMEKRENNAARKVRELKQREFFEKQFPELKKQREDRERFSRAGQRVRSEAEMEEIMDGLQEQENEDRKMRSYAVVPPILLDSRQRHVRYLNKNSVVEDLSVEYKDRQMQNVWSEQEKEIFREKYLQHPKNFGIIASYLERKSVADCVQYYYLTKKGENYKQLLRKHNVKKRTRAMVKAPPIPSTQVTTQVSTSLPVRVPVTTSAEDKVTTAAVATTVTVTTMENSLTHMNGPEVSDTLNGLKNVQERSAMNSTEDVEQPCLVCHCKLEKNSQSRPLTKANCEMYALKESDITPDARVCSSCRFKTVRQRFVQCPIPTCKTPKRKVKRLRPLPGKWNELDKDFKETVMQELQIPAGTQKCCSACFNRIARKLEPNAPADDTVEPSRWSEEEMELAKKCLREYGTDWPAVASVVKSKTKEQCKNFYFNYKRKFGLDELVRAFRESTKNEGGKRQITDDDESGETTTSCEEDNCVDRCSSDTASACSPSTKQVEEGWDCSKPPPPPPVSTAVASSKPSDNGVEVIPDYDSSATVSADEGQGGSHEAERPAGQRTDSMKGGGGGGREGPTCMRDLIFQAIEMTLQYSMKPGQPGLPLKEEQQADVIVGQAKNSPRPSNTPPVPVAVPPVSAPPAPVLPAGHHVHESSSTLAPTYVSSLPSHCPPSQANHGRTSSPAGHDLHSHVPSFGASNSRPEGLLAQFPEMSREDEYQVQDLSKKPREATPPKEVRREKPLFSYQQPFGAQPPPAHSNHFHRTPDPPHAMFARTHMVSPPAWPKAGKVPPPPPLIAANSKPMSPKLVFKEKPSGSITQGTPVNQPAFVPRYEGLLRQLTPPQSKEGSITLGTPVQHDPRKPPEQEARLYDEQAYRMPTGYQFRPKYSSESQLSTNQIMIDFNTSKQMRRGDAAPVQYPGNWPMGQDSWSPAKTGVRQNVIRSVQWGPKSVIQAPKTSSPREQEVPSPGKRGQSPRTQPYPVVSPTSHDPFTTLVNAAAAQPSLAVPKEDKKVEGLEKSLLEMHQRPPRNYHDMPPPQQELQRPRPFSREQFEREMRGKDSYRPQQTDMDNEASRIFSQSFQKDSPKPQGITAANLIDAIITHQINQSTEQRSDGYDAKAKREEEPPRVDGDKVVTLNQHIAAIISKNICTPSDGTPPLYSRVPVESVVRTSGCYAESADEQGGYHSWKLRKALQSEAKEERNVIRGPYTEPISPPVDREWTRTAPEGYLRAQQHVGLSALDYVKNRIVEVMRTADDVPPKKEGGGGSVPPRPSSAIEAPRSEWRGGKFRPRSVSPSTHKPGERWESGAAEIEPVSPPRGEARLYPSPGFPTTYAYPFSALSVRSMSGSSQPPVSQQPSLLLSSQYEPLSDED